The DNA segment GCTGTGGCGGATCTGGTTCCCCCTGAAGGGCGCATCCGGGCGTATGGCATGAATTACTGGGCGATCAATCTGGGGGCTGCCATTGCGCCACTGCTGGCCGGTTTGCTGGCCGACCAGAATTACCGTTACCTGTTTTATGGGGATGCCCTGACCTCTGCAGGTTGTGGTTTGCTGATGCTGTTTTTCTTCCGCGAGACCCTGTCCAAACACCAGAGAACCACCTCCCAGAAAATGCGCATGCCACAAGATGGCCTGCTGTATGCCTACACCGTGGCAGGGTTTCTGTTCGGGGTGCTGATGATGCAGGGGTTCGGGGTGCTGTCCCTGGCCATGCAGAAACTGCATTTCACGGCGGCGCAGTTCGGGCACACCATTGCGATCAACGGGTTGATCATTGTGCTGCTGGGGATTCCAGCCCAGATGGTGCTGCCCCGGTTTCCCCGCCCCACAGTCATGGCCATTTCTGCGCTTCTGATGGGGGGTGGCCTGATGCTGAACATGCTGGCCCACGACCTGACCGGATTCATGGTGGCGGTGGTGGTCTGGACGCTGGGAGAACTGGGCATGAACACCGTGGCATCCAGCGTGATTGCAGACCTTGCCCCTGCACACCTGAGGGGCACTTACGCAGGCCTCAATGGAGCCTCCTGGGGTCTGGCGGCCATGGTGGCTCCGGTGTTTGGAGGGTGGCTGCTGGGCAGTCATGGCAGCCTGACCCTGTGGTCTGCCTGCGGCCTGATCGGTCTGGTGGTGGCCATCATGCATGTGGTGCTGGCCGGGCCACTGAAAAGAAGGATGCAACATGCCACAGAATAAAGTTCCCGCTGCACAGTTGCTGATTCACAGCGGGTTATGCTTTGACCCAGACCTTCGTACCCCTCAAGGAGCTCCTGATGCGTGATGTGATCCTGACCTGCCCCCTGGACTGCCCCGATGCCTGCCGCCTGAAAATCACCCTGGCCCCGGATGAAACGCTGGGAGAGAAGGCCGTGAAGGTCACCGGAGATCCATCCCATCCCTTCACGCAGGGGTTTGCCTGTGCCAAGACCGTGCATTATCCGGCGCGGCAGTACCACCCGGACCGTCCCCTCTACCCCTTAAAACGGTTGGGAGGGGACTTTGTGCGGATCTCCTGGGATCAGGCCCTCGATGAAATTGCGGACCGTTTAAAAACCGTGCTGGCAGAACATGGCCCCCATGCCCTGATGCGCTACAACTATGCGGGAACCATGGGCCTGAGGGAAGGCACCCATGTGCATGCTTTTTTCCGTGCTCTGGGAGCGAGTGAGCTGGATGAAACCATCTGCGCCACCGCTGGCACCGAAGCCTGGGTGATGACCTACGGCCCCAGGTATGGCGTGCTTGCAGAGGACGTTCCACATGCAAAGCTGATTTTTTTGTGGGGCATCAACAGCCTGACCACCAACAGCCACCTGACCCCCTGGCTGAAAAAAGCCCGCAAGAACGGCGCAAAGATCTACCACATCGACCCCTACCAGAGCAAAACCAGCCTTTTTGCCGATGAGCACATCAAAATCAACCCTGGCACAGATGCAGCTCTGGCGCTGGGTTTCATGCATCTGATCTTCAGGTGGGGCCTTGAGGACCGGGAATACCTGCAGGAAGCCTGCCTGGGTTCAGAAGAATTGCGGGAAGCTGCAAAAGATTACACCCCCGAAAAAGTTTCAGACATCACCGGAATCC comes from the Deinococcus roseus genome and includes:
- a CDS encoding MDR family MFS transporter, whose translation is MDARRPLIQRILPVLPRQFWILWWGTLINRVGDFVVPFLSYYLTSQLLWSTGQAALALSLFGVGSFLAQFLAGFVTDRLGRKKVMVFSMVGGALMMVGISEIRHFYLLLAVIVLQGFIMNTSRPGMKAAVADLVPPEGRIRAYGMNYWAINLGAAIAPLLAGLLADQNYRYLFYGDALTSAGCGLLMLFFFRETLSKHQRTTSQKMRMPQDGLLYAYTVAGFLFGVLMMQGFGVLSLAMQKLHFTAAQFGHTIAINGLIIVLLGIPAQMVLPRFPRPTVMAISALLMGGGLMLNMLAHDLTGFMVAVVVWTLGELGMNTVASSVIADLAPAHLRGTYAGLNGASWGLAAMVAPVFGGWLLGSHGSLTLWSACGLIGLVVAIMHVVLAGPLKRRMQHATE